The Numenius arquata unplaced genomic scaffold, bNumArq3.hap1.1 HAP1_SCAFFOLD_154, whole genome shotgun sequence genome includes a region encoding these proteins:
- the LOC141478516 gene encoding olfactory receptor 14A16-like, with the protein MPNSSSITQFLLLAFADTRELQLLHFGLFLGIYLAALLGNALIITAIACDHRLHTPMYFFLLNLSVLDLGSISTTVPKAMTSSLWDTRAISYWGCTAQLFLFLFMIAAEFYLLTVMSYDRYVAICQPLHYGTLLGSRACVHMAAAAWGSGFLTALLHTANTFSLPLCQGNVLDQFFCEIPQILKLSCSHSSLREVGLLVVSACLAFGCFVFIVVPYVQIFRAVLRIPSEQGRHKAFSTCLPHLAVVSLFVSTGTFAYLKPPSISSPSLDLMVAVVYSVVPPAVNPLIYSMRNQELKEALKKLIQWVHLQQL; encoded by the coding sequence atgcccaacagcagctccatcacccagttcctcctcctggcattcgcagatacacgggagctgcagctcttgcacttcgggctcttcctgggcatctacctggctgccctcctgggaaacgcactcatcatcaccgccatcgcctgtgaccaccgcctccacacccccatgtacttcttcctcctcaacctctccgttcttgacctgggctccatctccaccactgtccccaaagccatgaccAGTTCCctctgggataccagggccatctcctactggggatgtactgcacagctatttctgtttctcttcatgattgcagcagagttttatcttctcactgtcatgtcctacgaccgctacgttgccatctgccaacccctgcactacgggaccctcctgggcagcagagcttgtgtccacatggcagcagctgcctggggcagtgggtttctcactgctctcctgcacacggccaatacattttccctacccctctgccagggcaatgtcctggaccagttcttctgtgaaatcccccagatcctcaagctctcctgctcacactccagcctcagggaagttgggcttcttgtggtcagtgcctgtttagcatttggttgttttgttttcattgtggtgccctatgtgcagatcttcagggccgtgctgaggatcccctctgagcagggacggcacaaagccttttccacgtgcctccctcacctggccgtggtctccctctttgtcagcactggcacatttgcctacctgaagcccccctccatttcctccccatccctggatctgatggtggctgttgtgtactcagtggtgcctccagcagtgaaccccctcatctacagcatgaggaaccaggagctcaaagaagcattgaagaaactcattcaatgggttcacctccagcagctgtag